A genomic region of Ictalurus furcatus strain D&B chromosome 29, Billie_1.0, whole genome shotgun sequence contains the following coding sequences:
- the tdrd7a gene encoding tudor domain-containing protein 7A, translated as MCDVDLVKKMLRAVLQSSKSGVALSRLQADYRALTGDFIPHMQLGYRNLENFLRSVPDVVQLRNAHTGEVMCFAALCKETAHIAQLVARQKNSKKNSGCSQLLNCHMRTKSSSLFTHSVNPRASLRQPGHMTEDGSRERSSFSRVSSQGDQRQVYSTNSGSAHQGKKPTGPGIQQVVTTRTSSKNQNAEGDVELFQSRVKQLLQKYSSGVWLSKLPQLYSHMFRQELPSYTHTLLESWTHICTVEKPSGGNVAGRLVYPAKDPPPKPHTSPPATQKSAQIPSTLSRSPTSPTPKPPRPLTPDSMTRSLPTPPATPPFPLPQDVKDKVRELLNKYSHGLWAHALPRLFQEVFRCDFPQSLLDDLSPLADTCMIEYPMARNRNRAILYTLPTVRVSSKPCPQPRSRIIAHYGNPEVPQLPLPKEEFPSVLVMEANSTDNLILRYVGEEYSQALEKMEQDMLEFYHSTGAGLGLASPTVGQLVAFAVDDETVLRAQVHQVTENDVKVYCVDHGFSEVVNSKKLLQLFDCFLTLPFQATSCQLAGLELFSEDMVVLKTLEMLARGRTLLAELVERETPPLVVLYDTSGETDVNVNAACLSALQDKTMQNPLQVNSSYSNVCVTNVGSDGSVFCQLPSRGLSKLQGIMDKIESYFLSQVSWELLVSKPFCGKVCLARHKGKWARVEITNLHGSRVVDVEFVDLGVPASLELSELREIPGLFIRELLTIPTQAVKCRLAKVEGNEDVWPPDVVLWLRETLINAAECTMKISCLDSAGHVQVYLFLDSEALDLTSSINQQLPLTSASVCHPVATVMVPGLPQSVDSSPSSDPPVMPPALELPEEGQTLDVFVSVACHPGHFVLQPWQELYKLVVLMGEMILYYNRQEATPINAEKNNICAAKIDSNWHRVLVKGVLLNSLVSVYELDYGRHELVHASQLRPLINEFRQLPFQGIPAQLAGVQHSGWSEEAAIVFRNHVERRPLVALIHSVQQGVQPWERKLLVYLVDTSQDHSDVWIHDLMAEFTDKTNSEV; from the exons ATGTGTGACGTGGACTTGGTGAAGAAGATGTTGCGTGCCGTGCTGCAGAGCAGTAAGAGCGGCGTGGCGCTGTCGCGGCTGCAGGCGGATTACCGTGCCCTGACTGGAGACTTCATCCCACACATGCAGCTCGGCTACAGGAACCTGGAGAACTTCCTCAGGAGCGTTCCCGACGTGGTGCAGCTCCGAAATGCCCACACCGGAGAG GTGATGTGCTTTGCGGCTTTGTGTAAGGAAACGGCCCACATCGCTCAGCTGGTCGCCCGGCAGAAGAACTCGAAGAAGAACTCTGGTTGCTCTCAGCTACTGAACTGTCACATGAGGACGAAGTCTTCCTCActgtttacacacagcg TGAATCCTCGCGCGTCCCTGAGGCAGCCTGGTCACATGACTGAGGACGGCAGCCGTGAGAGGTCTTCATTCTCACGCGTCAGCTCTCAAGGTGACCAGCGACAGGTGTATAGCACCAACTCAGGCTCCGCCCACCAGGGCAAGAAGCCCACAGG GCCAGGAATCCAACAGGTTGTGACGACTCGTACATCCAGCAAGAACCAAAACGCAG AGGGCGACGTGGAGCTGTTTCAGAGCCGTGTCAAGCAGCTCCTGCAGAAGTACAGCAGCGGTGTGTGGCTCTCCAAACTGCCTCAGCTCTATAGTCACATGTTCAGACAGGAACTTccgtcatacacacacacactgctggagAGCTGGACACACATCTGCACt GTGGAGAAGCCGAGTGGTGGTAACGTAGCAGGGCGTCTGGTTTACCCCGCTAAAGACCCGCCTCCAAAACCCCACACCTCTCCACCTGCCACGCAGAAATCTGCCCAAATCCCCAGCACCCTCTCACGATCCCCAACGTCTCCGACTCCGAAGCCCCCGCGGCCGCTCACCCCAGATTCCATGACCCGCTCCCTGCCCACCCCTCCAGCCACGCCCCCTTTCCCACTGCCACAGGATGTGAAAGATAAAGTGCGGGAGCTGCTGAATAAATACAGCCATGGCCTGTGGGCTCACGCTTTGCCCCGCCTCTTTCAGGAGGTCTTCAG gTGTGATTTCCCGCAGTCGCTGCTGGACGATCTCTCTCCTCTGGCCGACACGTGCATGATCGAATATCCGATGGCACGAAACCGTAACAGAGCCATTTTATACACCCTGCCCACCGTGAGAGTTTCCTCAAAGCCTTGCCCACAGCCAAGATCGCGCATCATCGCCCACTACGGCAACCCGGAGGTGCCTCAGCTGCCCCTGCCCAAGGAGGAGTTCCCGTCCGTGCTGGTGATGGAGGCCAACAGCACCGACAACCTCATCCTCAG GTATGTGGGTGAGGAATACTCTCAGGCTCTGGAGAAGATGGAGCAGGACATGTTGGAGTTTTACCACAGCACAGGGGCGGGGCTTGGCCTCGCCTCTCCTACAGTTGGTCAGCTGGTGGCGTTTGCCGTGGACGACGAGACCGTGCTCCGAGCTCAGGTGCACCAGGTCACAGAGAATGATGTGaag GTATACTGCGTGGATCATGGTTTCTCCGAGGTGGTGAACAGCAAGAAGTTGCTGCAGCTCTTCGATTGTTTCCTCACACTGCCGTTCCAGGCCACCAGCTGCCAGCTCGCAG gtctgGAGCTTTTCAGTGAGGACATGGTGGTGCTGAAGACCCTGGAGATGTTAGCACGTGGCAGAACGCTATTGGCCGAGCTGGTGGAGCGAGAGACTCCGCCCCTCGTGGTGTTGTACGACACGTCAGGAGAGACGGACGTTAACGTGAACGCCGCGTGCCTCAGCGCGCTGCAGGACAAAACCATGCAGAATCCGCTGCAG GTCAACAGCTCGTACTCAAACGTGTGCGTGACGAACGTGGGGTCTGACGGCAGCGTGTTCTGCCAGCTTCCATCCCGAGGCCTCTCCAAGCTTCAAGGCATCATGGACAAGATCGAATCGTACTTCCTGTCTCAG GTTTCGTGGGAACTGTTGGTGTCCAAGCCGTTTTGTGGAAAAGTGTGTTTGGCACGACACAAAGGGAAATGGGCCCGAGTGGAG aTCACTAACCTGCATGGCAGCCGTGTTGTGGATGTAGAGTTTGTGGATTTGGGAGTTCCTGCTTCTCTGGAGCTCAGTGAGCTGAGAGAGATTCCAGGATTGTTCATCAGAGAACTCCTCACCATACCGACAcag gctgttAAGTGTCGTTTAGCCAAAGTGGAAGGAAATGAAGATGTTTGGCCTCCTGATGTTGTTCTGTGGCTCAGAGAGACGCTGATCAACGCTGCCGAGTGCACAATGAAG atATCCTGTCTGGACTCAGCAGGTCATGTCCAAGTTTACCTGTTCCTCGACTCTGAAGCTCTCGATCTTACCTCCAGCATTAACCAGCAGCTCCCGTTAACCTCCGCCTCGGTTTGCCACCCCGTCGCCACGGTTATGGTCCCAGGCCTGCCCCAGTCTGTAGACTCCTCCCCGAGTTCCGACCCCCCCGTCATGCCCCCAGCGCTGGAGCTGCCTGAGGAAGGGCAGACCCTGGACGTGTTCGTGTCAGTGGCGTGTCACCCGGGTCACTTCGTGCTGCAGCCGTGGCAGGAGCTGTACAAGCTGGTGGTGCTGATGGGGGAGATGATCCTTTACTACAACCGACAGGAGGCCACTCCCATCAACGCCGAGAAGAACAACATCTGCGCTGCCAAGATCGACAGcaa TTGGCACCGAGTCTTGGTGAAGGGCGTTCTGTTGAATTCTCTGGTCTCTGTGTATGAGCTCGATTACGGGAGGCACGAGCTGGTGCACGCCTCTCAGCTCCGCCCCCTCATTAATGAATTCAGGCAGTTGCCCTTCCAGGGAATCCCCGCCCAGCtcgcag GAGTCCAGCACAGCGGCTGGAGCGAGGAAGCCGCTATCGTGTTCCGCAACCACGTGGAGCGACGGCCTCTGGTGGCGCTGATCCACTCCGTCCAGCAGGGGGTGCAGCCATGGGAGAGGAAACTGCTCGTCTACCTGGTGGACACGTCACAGGACCACAGCGACGTCTGGATCCATGACCTCATGGCTGAGTTCACTGACAAAACCAACAGCGAGGTGTAA